The Drosophila nasuta strain 15112-1781.00 chromosome 2L, ASM2355853v1, whole genome shotgun sequence genome window below encodes:
- the LOC132790005 gene encoding uncharacterized protein LOC132790005: MDFSGPMHQQYLKDFIHSLQSGSEDSHSLSESSLNPNAAEFVPSYMKFNEEFASCKVTSCPARKGDELTTSTTTLVKEEVIGDAQHITRQEVQCRIQRQLFHLMGEIGNLDIPIEAMHFSLIPNAQGINVQFLIPNRSSKLHFDEKLCQASASGLFVEIGHHGTLAKAGHPLAIQFLNAMCETLKRDSKYPTQAKEPTICPRCTALPKKNSYTELEIERQIEDIKAFERLIKDDGGTRYQEAFKELCNKLGLTTPEEQLLNSGIAAAVPAEQPKTEVCADEGKMSPNEDEEESYDWDSFTPDFDPMQIYRLTAGEDDTHMQLNEAQQEQICSTNNNDQLNQPPSMPAMSITTTATTTNLSSAYPKLYKVGAQLKNSNLQPRKTILHKEKESKLQRYRYSSPVRNGLTTATMTKKLPEPLYVSGSRAKTLPAKTSTVKSELAGSQLFKTPNKVVKHHPDTKHNKAATLERSLASGTLQTPSPKQTAATATSAPRVVVPRSTHASQMRQSEVKRRLSLMRGDDSDVQFNEYLFK, encoded by the exons ATGGATTTTAGTGGCCCAATGCATCAGCAGTACCTCAAGGACTTCATACACTCACTGCAATCGGGCAGCGAGGACAGTCACAGTCTAAGCGAATCCTCGCTCAATCCAAATGCGGCAGAGTTCGTGCCCTCGTATATGAAATTCAACGAGGAGTTTGCTTCTTGCAAAGTGACTTCTTGCCCGGCAAGGAAAGGCGACGAACTAACAACGTCGACGACAACGCTGGTCAAAGAGGAGGTTATCGGCGATGCCCAGCACATCACACGCCAGGAGGTCCAATGCCGCATTCAGCGACAACTATTCCATTTGATGGGTGAAATCGGCAATCTCGATATTCCCATTGAGGCCATGCATTTCAGCCTGATCCCAAATGCGCAGGGCATCAATGTGCAGTTTCTGATACCGAATCGCAGCAGTAAACTGCATTTCGATGAGAAGCTGTGTCAGGCATCCGCATCCGGACTATTTGTCGAAATTGGACACCACGGGACATTGGCTAAGGCTGGGCATCCGTTAGCTATTCAATTTCTGAACGCCATGTGCGAGACTCTCAAAAGGGACAGCAAATACCCAACTCAAGCCAAGGAGCCGACGATCTGTCCCCGATGTACAGCTCTGCCGAAAAAGAACAGCTACACCGAGCTGGAGATTGAGCGTCAGATCGAGGATATCAAGGCGTTTGAGCGGCTGATTAAAGATGATGGCGGCACACGCTATCAGGAAGCATTCAAGGAGCTGTGCAACAAGCTGGGACTGACAACACCTGAGGAGCAATTGCTCAATTCCGGCATTGCTGCAGCAGTTCCCGCAGAGCAGCCCAAAACCGAGGTCTGTGCCGATGAGGGTAAAATGTCGCCGAACGAGGACGAAGAGGAATCCTATGACTGGGATTCATTTACACCGGATTTTGATCCCATGCAAATCTATAGACTGACAGCAGGTGAAGACGACACCCATATGCAGCTGAACGAAGCGCAGCAGGAACAAATTTGCTCGACCAATAACAACGATCAGCTGAATCAGCCGCCTAGCATGCCAGCCATGTCCATTACAACCACTGCCACTACCACAAACCTGTCCTCTGCCTATCCCAAACTCTACAAAGTGGGCGCTCAGCTGAAGAACTCCAATTTGCAGCCTCGCAAGACCATCTTGCACAAGGAAAAGGAGAGCAAATTACAACGCTATCGCTACAGTTCGCCAGTGCGAAATGGCTTGACCACGGCCACAATGACCAAGAAGCTTCCGGAGCCCCTTTATGTGAGCGGCAGCCGAGCCAAGACGCTGCCAGCAAAGACAAGTACAGTCAAGAGCGAGCTAGCCGGTAGCCAGCTTTTTAAAACGCCTAACAAGGTGGTTAAACATCATCCGGACAC CAAGCACAACAAGGCAGCCACCTTAGAACGTTCTTTGGCCAGCGGAACACTGCAAACTCCTAGTCCCAAACAGACCGCAGCTACAGCTACATCTGCTCCACGAGTTGTTGTCCCACGCAGCACCCATGCCTCCCAGATGCGGCAATCGGAGGTGAAACGC CGCTTGAGTCTAATGCGCGGTGATGACAGCGACGTCCAATTCAATGAGTATCTGTTCAAATAA
- the LOC132790089 gene encoding uncharacterized protein LOC132790089, with amino-acid sequence MLNFLLRSELEAESSLNPLASEFVPSYLKPEIPNLNLNSNQKMKSEATSTTSLGHSEIVGDASYLHAQRQLFELLHQLGNKMMPLQAINVSLTPDGHGINMQFLGERGTLSKQMLNEKLCQNASLHLEMDERSCMPRRLPNVLAANFMARMGDVLNDKMAWSDQADDTNSSSTTTTINSINSDATKPENLKGNFIKSFALPISQATDICKCDKLIASPSGTYVVSKKQLEPTTGSAAELKRSKPSLISKAPSPSGLKLNNRSEIRQRPGIAKLDLQHEKKSIKGTPTPRKSMGQPIKKGPQKLAPRGTYTSQIRQTEAQKRLGLLKVDK; translated from the exons ATGCTAAATTTTCTATTGCGATCCGAATTAGAGGCCGAGTCCTCGCTGAATCCCTTAGCATCGGAGTTTGTGCCTTCGTATCTGAAGCCCGAAATACCGAACTTGAACCTGAATTCGAATCAAAAGATGAAATCCGAAGCAACATCGACGACATCATTAGGTCATAGTGAGATTGTGGGCGATGCTTCATATTTGCATGCTCAGCGACAGCTTTTTGAATTGTTGCATCAGTTGGGCAACAAAATGATGCCACTGCAAGCAATCAATGTGAGTCTTACACCCGATGGTCATGGCATCAATATGCAGTTCCTTGGAGAGAGGGGAACTTTGTCCAAACAGATGTTGAACGAGAAGTTATGCCAGAATGCATCACTTCACTTGGAGATGGACGAACGATCCTGTATGCCACGACGATTGCCCAATGTGCTGGCTGCCAATTTCATGGCACGCATGGGAGATGTGCTCAACGATAAGATGGCCTGGAGTGATCAGGCTGACGATACCAATAGCTCATCCACCACAACCACCATTAACTCGATCAATTCTGATGCTACTAAGCCAGAAAATCTGAAAGGCAACTTTATAAAATCTTTTGCTCTTCCGATTTCACAAGCGACTGACATTTGCAAGTGCGACAAATTAATCGCCAGCCCAAGTGGCACCTACGTAGTGTCCAAGAAGCAATTGGAGCCAACTACAGGCAGTGCAGCTGAGCTCAAGCGGTCCAAACCAAGCCTTATATCCAAGGCTCCCTCTCCAAGTGGACTAAAGCTTAATAACAGATCGGAGATACGCCAGAGACCTGGCATCGCCAAGCTGGATTTGCAACACGA gaaaaagtcaattaaagGCACACCAACGCCACGAAAGAGTATGGGTCAGCCCATCAAGAAGGGTCCCCAGAAGTTGGCTCCACGTGGCACTTACACATCCCAAATTCGTCAAACTGAGGCACAGAAA CGTTTGGGTCTTTTGAAAGTTGACAAGTAG